A genomic segment from Rhizobium sp. NLR16a encodes:
- the dapF gene encoding diaminopimelate epimerase — MNATVEFARMNGLGNKILVVDMRGRTDKVTPAAAVALNADPETEFDQIMAIHDPKADGTDAFIDILNSDGSKAQACGNGTRCVVQALAAETGKKAFTFQTVAGILNAVEHEDGTISVDMGRPVFDWNRIPLAEEFRDTSRIELQIGPIDNPVLHSPSAMSMGNPHAIFWVDRDVMSYDLARFGPLLENHPMFPERANITLAQVTSPTSVTTRTWERGAGLTLACGSAACSAAVSAARTGRTGRKVTINVASAKPPATLSIEWRERDDHVIMTGPAEWEWSGRVDPSTGLWSRDGTREVEAQ, encoded by the coding sequence ATGAACGCAACGGTCGAATTCGCGAGGATGAATGGGCTTGGCAACAAGATCCTGGTCGTCGACATGCGCGGACGGACGGACAAGGTGACGCCTGCGGCGGCGGTCGCGCTCAATGCCGATCCTGAGACCGAGTTCGACCAGATCATGGCGATCCATGATCCGAAGGCCGACGGCACCGATGCCTTCATCGATATCCTGAATTCCGACGGCTCGAAGGCGCAGGCCTGCGGCAACGGCACACGCTGCGTCGTGCAGGCGCTTGCCGCCGAGACCGGAAAGAAGGCCTTCACCTTCCAGACGGTCGCCGGCATTCTCAATGCCGTCGAGCACGAGGACGGGACGATCTCCGTCGATATGGGCCGGCCGGTCTTCGATTGGAACAGGATTCCGCTGGCGGAAGAATTCCGCGACACCAGCCGCATCGAACTGCAAATCGGCCCGATCGACAATCCGGTGCTGCATTCGCCCTCGGCAATGTCGATGGGCAATCCGCACGCGATCTTCTGGGTGGACAGGGACGTGATGTCCTATGATCTCGCCCGCTTCGGGCCGTTACTCGAAAACCATCCGATGTTTCCCGAGCGCGCCAACATCACGCTGGCGCAGGTGACCTCGCCGACATCGGTGACGACGCGCACATGGGAGCGCGGTGCGGGACTGACGCTTGCCTGCGGTTCGGCCGCCTGTTCGGCCGCCGTCAGCGCGGCGCGCACCGGCCGCACCGGCCGCAAGGTCACGATCAACGTGGCAAGCGCCAAGCCGCCGGCGACACTTTCCATCGAATGGCGCGAGCGTGACGATCACGTCATCATGACGGGACCGGCGGAATGGGAATGGTCGGGCCGGGTCGATCCTTCGACCGGCCTCTGGTCGCGCGACGGCACCCGAGAGGTCGAGGCGCAGTGA
- the ffh gene encoding signal recognition particle protein, which translates to MFENLQDRLGSILNGLTGRGALSEADVSAALREVRRALLEADVALDVVRSFTDRVREKAVGAEILKSIKPGQMVVKIVHDELIEMLGGEGVGIDLHAPAPVVVMMVGLQGSGKTTTTAKIANRLSTRDKKKVLMASLDTRRPAAQEQLRQLGAQANIDTLPIIAGQSPTDIAARAVQAAKLGGHDVVILDTAGRTHIDEPLMVEMADIKKKSNPHEILLVADSLTGQDAVNLARNFDERVGITGLVLTRMDGDGRGGAALSMRAVTGKPIKLIGVGEKMSELEEFHPRRIADRILGMGDIVSLVERAAENIDAEKAAAMAAKMAKGKFDLDDLADQLRQMQKMGGMGGIMGMMPGMAGMKDKMAAAGLDDKLFGRQIAIIQSMTKAERANPDLLKHSRKKRIAAGSGTDAAAINKLLKMHRQMADMMKMMGGKGKGGLMKQMMGGLAGKMGLGGGLGGMGGGMPDLSNIDPRQLEALQKQAEAAGLGKPGGGMPGLGGLPGGLPGLGGAKLPGLGGGFPGLPGLPKKK; encoded by the coding sequence ATGTTTGAAAACCTCCAGGACCGTCTTGGATCCATTCTGAATGGACTGACAGGCCGTGGCGCGCTTTCGGAAGCCGATGTTTCCGCAGCGCTGCGCGAGGTTCGCCGTGCGCTGCTGGAAGCCGACGTCGCGCTCGACGTCGTGCGCTCCTTCACCGACCGCGTGCGTGAAAAGGCCGTCGGCGCCGAGATCCTGAAGTCGATCAAACCCGGCCAGATGGTCGTCAAGATCGTCCATGACGAACTGATCGAGATGCTGGGTGGCGAAGGTGTGGGCATCGATCTGCATGCGCCGGCCCCCGTCGTGGTCATGATGGTCGGCCTGCAGGGCTCGGGCAAAACGACGACGACCGCCAAGATCGCCAATCGTCTGTCGACGCGCGACAAGAAAAAGGTGCTGATGGCATCGCTCGACACGCGCCGTCCCGCCGCGCAAGAGCAGCTTCGCCAGCTCGGCGCCCAGGCCAATATCGACACGTTGCCGATCATCGCAGGCCAGTCGCCGACCGATATCGCCGCCCGCGCCGTGCAGGCGGCCAAGCTCGGTGGCCACGACGTCGTCATCCTCGATACCGCCGGCCGCACCCATATCGACGAGCCCTTGATGGTCGAAATGGCCGACATCAAGAAAAAGTCGAACCCGCATGAAATCCTGCTGGTCGCCGATAGCCTCACCGGTCAGGACGCCGTCAATCTCGCCCGCAACTTCGACGAACGCGTCGGCATCACCGGCCTCGTGCTGACCCGCATGGACGGCGACGGCCGTGGCGGTGCTGCCCTTTCGATGCGCGCCGTCACCGGCAAGCCGATCAAGCTGATCGGCGTCGGCGAGAAGATGAGCGAGCTCGAGGAGTTCCATCCCCGCCGCATCGCCGACCGCATCCTCGGCATGGGCGACATCGTTTCGCTCGTCGAGCGCGCGGCCGAAAACATCGACGCCGAGAAGGCGGCCGCCATGGCCGCCAAGATGGCCAAGGGCAAGTTCGACCTCGACGATCTCGCCGATCAGCTGCGCCAGATGCAGAAGATGGGCGGCATGGGCGGCATCATGGGCATGATGCCCGGCATGGCCGGCATGAAGGACAAGATGGCCGCCGCCGGCCTCGACGATAAGCTTTTCGGCCGCCAGATCGCCATCATCCAATCGATGACCAAGGCCGAGCGCGCCAATCCCGACCTGCTCAAGCATTCGCGCAAGAAGCGCATCGCCGCCGGTTCCGGCACCGATGCCGCCGCCATCAACAAGCTTCTGAAGATGCACCGCCAGATGGCTGATATGATGAAGATGATGGGCGGCAAGGGCAAAGGCGGCCTGATGAAGCAGATGATGGGCGGCCTTGCCGGCAAGATGGGGCTTGGCGGCGGCCTGGGTGGCATGGGGGGCGGCATGCCCGATCTCTCGAATATCGATCCTCGCCAGCTCGAAGCCCTGCAGAAGCAGGCGGAAGCGGCGGGGCTTGGAAAGCCGGGTGGGGGTATGCCCGGTCTCGGCGGCCTGCCGGGTGGTTTGCCGGGCCTCGGCGGCGCCAAGCTGCCGGGTCTTGGCGGTGGTTTCCCGGGATTGCCCGGCTTGCCGAAGAAGAAGTGA
- a CDS encoding chorismate mutase produces the protein MIDPDVKAQLASYRQSIDNIDAALVHMLAERFRCTKEVGVLKAKYNLPPADPAREEYQIERLRQLAKAANLDPDFAEKFLNFVIKEVIRHHEQIAADHAEQSAAAR, from the coding sequence ATGATTGATCCAGACGTCAAAGCCCAGCTCGCGAGCTATCGTCAGTCGATCGACAATATCGATGCCGCTCTCGTGCACATGCTGGCCGAACGCTTCCGCTGCACCAAAGAGGTCGGCGTGCTGAAGGCCAAATACAATCTGCCGCCGGCCGATCCGGCGCGCGAGGAATACCAGATCGAACGCCTTCGCCAGCTGGCGAAGGCCGCCAATCTGGATCCGGATTTCGCCGAGAAGTTCCTGAACTTCGTCATCAAGGAAGTCATCCGGCATCATGAGCAGATCGCTGCGGATCACGCTGAACAGAGCGCCGCAGCCCGATAA
- the rpsP gene encoding 30S ribosomal protein S16, with amino-acid sequence MALKIRLARGGSKKRPYYHVVLADARSPRDGRFLENLGSWNPMLAKDDEKRVQLNAERIKHWLDNGAQPTDRVLRFLDEAGVAKREAKNNPVKAKPGKRAQERAAEKAQKAADAAAAAADAAE; translated from the coding sequence ATGGCCCTGAAAATTCGTCTCGCCCGCGGTGGCTCCAAGAAGCGTCCCTATTACCACGTCGTGCTCGCCGATGCGCGCAGCCCGCGTGACGGCCGCTTCCTCGAAAACCTCGGCTCCTGGAACCCGATGCTTGCCAAGGACGATGAGAAGCGCGTTCAGCTGAACGCCGAGCGCATCAAGCACTGGCTCGACAACGGTGCCCAGCCGACCGACCGCGTTCTGCGCTTCCTCGACGAAGCCGGCGTTGCCAAGCGTGAAGCCAAGAACAACCCCGTCAAGGCGAAGCCGGGCAAGCGCGCCCAGGAACGTGCCGCCGAAAAGGCTCAGAAGGCCGCCGACGCCGCCGCTGCTGCCGCCGACGCTGCGGAATAA
- the rimM gene encoding ribosome maturation factor RimM (Essential for efficient processing of 16S rRNA), with protein MTKLENPVLMATIGGAQGLRGEVRAKAYTADPTALGDYGLLHSMDGRSFEILEIREMKNVVVVRFRGINDRNAAEALNGLELYIERDNLPDEELEDDEFYYADLEGLEALDDKGVSYGTVSGVFDFGAGDLLELKGPGKRPVLIPFSEASVLEIDLEAGTLLIDPLAAGLVDEPELSQFTAGKPKKKK; from the coding sequence ATGACAAAGCTTGAAAACCCGGTTTTGATGGCGACGATCGGTGGCGCGCAGGGCCTCAGGGGCGAGGTGCGCGCCAAGGCCTATACGGCCGATCCGACCGCGCTCGGCGATTACGGCCTTCTGCACAGCATGGACGGACGCAGCTTCGAAATCCTCGAGATCCGCGAGATGAAGAACGTCGTCGTCGTCCGCTTCCGTGGCATCAACGACCGCAACGCCGCCGAAGCGCTGAACGGACTTGAACTCTATATCGAGCGAGACAACCTGCCGGACGAGGAGCTCGAGGACGACGAATTTTACTATGCCGATCTCGAAGGGCTCGAAGCGCTTGATGACAAGGGCGTCAGCTACGGAACGGTCTCCGGCGTCTTCGATTTCGGCGCCGGCGATCTCCTGGAGCTCAAGGGCCCGGGCAAGCGCCCGGTTCTCATTCCCTTCTCGGAAGCCTCCGTACTGGAAATCGATCTCGAAGCCGGTACGCTGCTGATCGACCCGCTGGCGGCGGGACTGGTCGACGAACCCGAGCTTTCGCAGTTCACCGCCGGCAAGCCGAAAAAGAAGAAATAA
- the trmD gene encoding tRNA (guanosine(37)-N1)-methyltransferase TrmD, whose amino-acid sequence MAFRARVLTLYPEMFPGHLGFSLAGKAMERGQWSLDLVQIRDFATDRHRTVDDTPAGGGAGMVLKADVLARAIDSAGENDPRPRLLMSPRGRPLTQQRVRELATGDGVIIVCGRFEGVDQRVIEARGLEEVSIGDYVLSGGEPAALILLDAIIRILPGVMGNDLSGLHESFEGGLLEHPHYTRPQEWEGREIPSVLTSGNHGAIEKWRHQEAVRLTRERRPDLLDRAKTEKNG is encoded by the coding sequence ATGGCTTTCCGGGCACGCGTACTGACACTTTATCCGGAAATGTTTCCGGGACATCTTGGCTTCTCGCTTGCCGGCAAGGCGATGGAGCGGGGGCAATGGTCGCTGGATCTGGTGCAGATCCGCGATTTCGCCACCGACAGACACCGCACCGTCGACGACACCCCGGCCGGCGGCGGCGCCGGCATGGTGCTGAAGGCTGACGTTCTCGCCCGCGCGATCGACAGTGCCGGTGAAAATGATCCCCGGCCGCGCCTGCTGATGAGCCCGCGCGGCCGGCCGCTGACGCAGCAGCGCGTGCGTGAGCTTGCGACGGGTGACGGCGTCATCATCGTCTGCGGTCGCTTCGAGGGCGTCGACCAACGGGTGATCGAGGCGCGCGGACTGGAAGAGGTCTCGATCGGCGATTACGTGCTGTCGGGCGGCGAGCCGGCGGCGCTGATCCTGCTTGATGCGATCATCCGCATCCTGCCCGGCGTCATGGGCAACGATCTTTCCGGCTTGCACGAAAGCTTCGAGGGCGGGCTGCTGGAACATCCCCATTATACCCGGCCACAAGAGTGGGAAGGCCGGGAAATTCCCTCCGTCTTGACCTCCGGCAACCACGGTGCCATCGAGAAGTGGCGCCACCAGGAAGCGGTGCGGCTGACGCGGGAACGGCGGCCGGACCTGCTCGATCGCGCTAAAACCGAGAAAAACGGCTGA
- the rplS gene encoding 50S ribosomal protein L19 produces the protein MNIIQQLEAEQAAKIEAKRTLPEFSPGDTVRVNVKVTEGNRTRVQAYEGVCIARSGGGLQENFTVRKISYGEGVERVFPVYSPMIESVDVVRRGKVRRAKLYYLRDRRGKSARIVEDTGVRARKLNDAERAAVAEEKARIEAEKVAAAQALAAEKAAAEAAEAKAAAEAAAAAEAEKAAE, from the coding sequence ATGAACATCATCCAGCAGCTCGAGGCCGAACAGGCCGCCAAGATCGAAGCCAAGCGCACCCTCCCCGAATTCTCCCCGGGCGACACCGTCCGCGTCAACGTCAAGGTCACGGAAGGCAACCGTACCCGCGTCCAGGCCTATGAAGGCGTTTGCATCGCCCGCTCCGGCGGCGGCCTGCAGGAAAACTTCACGGTTCGCAAGATCTCCTACGGCGAAGGCGTCGAGCGCGTATTCCCGGTCTACTCGCCGATGATCGAAAGCGTCGACGTCGTTCGCCGCGGTAAGGTCCGTCGCGCCAAGCTCTATTACCTCCGCGACCGTCGCGGCAAGTCGGCTCGTATCGTTGAAGACACCGGCGTTCGCGCCCGCAAGCTCAACGACGCCGAGCGCGCTGCTGTCGCCGAGGAAAAAGCCCGTATCGAAGCCGAGAAGGTTGCAGCCGCCCAGGCACTCGCCGCCGAAAAGGCAGCAGCAGAAGCTGCGGAAGCCAAGGCCGCTGCCGAAGCAGCTGCTGCGGCCGAAGCCGAGAAGGCCGCAGAATAA
- a CDS encoding basic amino acid ABC transporter substrate-binding protein, which translates to MLFRRTVLASFAALVLAPIAASAAELPDLGGKSVIVVTENAYPPLQFVDPKSGKAIGWEYDAMNEIAKRLNFKVEYQNTSWDAMIQAVSDGQYNIGMTGITIKDDRKQKVDFSDPYMRSQQFMLVRGDEKRFADAKSFGEFKDGLIGAQPGTSPFYTAVYEILDGNEQNPRIKLFETFGATVQALKTGDVDLVLTDSVAAKGYVDSSNGALKVVGEPLGTEDFGFIFPKGSDLVAPVNAAIAALKADGTFEALNKKWFLDYKMGE; encoded by the coding sequence ATGCTGTTTCGTCGCACCGTTCTCGCAAGCTTCGCCGCCCTTGTGCTTGCACCTATAGCCGCATCGGCCGCCGAGCTGCCGGATCTCGGCGGCAAGAGCGTCATCGTCGTCACCGAGAATGCCTATCCGCCGCTGCAGTTCGTCGATCCGAAATCCGGCAAGGCGATCGGCTGGGAATATGATGCGATGAACGAGATCGCCAAGCGGCTGAACTTCAAGGTCGAATATCAGAACACCAGCTGGGACGCGATGATCCAGGCGGTTTCCGACGGCCAGTACAACATCGGCATGACCGGCATCACCATCAAGGACGACCGTAAGCAGAAGGTCGACTTCTCCGATCCCTATATGCGCTCGCAGCAATTCATGCTGGTACGCGGTGATGAGAAGCGCTTCGCCGACGCCAAGTCCTTCGGTGAATTCAAGGACGGCCTGATCGGCGCTCAGCCCGGCACCTCGCCTTTCTACACCGCCGTCTATGAGATCCTCGACGGCAACGAACAGAACCCGCGCATCAAGCTATTCGAAACCTTCGGTGCAACCGTGCAGGCCCTGAAGACCGGCGACGTCGATCTCGTCCTCACCGACAGCGTCGCCGCCAAGGGTTATGTCGATTCCTCGAACGGCGCCCTGAAGGTGGTTGGCGAACCGCTCGGCACCGAGGATTTCGGCTTCATCTTCCCGAAGGGCTCTGATCTCGTCGCCCCTGTCAATGCCGCCATCGCAGCGCTGAAAGCTGACGGCACCTTCGAGGCGCTGAACAAGAAGTGGTTCCTCGACTACAAAATGGGCGAATAA
- a CDS encoding amino acid ABC transporter permease yields MAPQPYPRQEKEDRPWWLALLILIGIVLAVVIVTNDIYAQVFQTVVNGAGITVFVTLVAFMLATVLGLGISLLGLSDSIVLRQVARFYIEIIRGIPILVLLFYIAFVGAPGFVAAYNFMTTPLVKSGVTEPILVRDLSLMWRAIIALMIGYSSFIAEIFRAGFQSVDIGQIEAAKSLGLSRYRRFRLVVFPQAIRVILPPLSNDFVSMVKDSSLVSVLGVADITQMGKVYASGSFRFFETYSIVTYIYLILTIGLSLFLRRVEKKMKQMPRR; encoded by the coding sequence ATGGCGCCACAACCATACCCGCGACAGGAGAAGGAAGACCGCCCTTGGTGGCTGGCCCTCCTTATCCTGATCGGCATCGTCCTCGCAGTCGTCATCGTCACCAACGATATTTATGCGCAGGTCTTCCAGACCGTGGTCAATGGCGCAGGCATTACCGTGTTCGTGACACTGGTCGCCTTCATGCTGGCGACAGTGCTTGGTCTCGGTATCTCGCTGCTTGGCCTGTCCGACAGCATCGTGCTGCGTCAGGTCGCCCGTTTCTACATCGAGATCATCCGCGGCATCCCGATCCTGGTGCTGCTCTTCTACATCGCCTTCGTCGGCGCACCCGGTTTCGTCGCGGCCTATAACTTCATGACCACACCCCTGGTGAAATCAGGCGTTACGGAACCGATTCTGGTGCGCGACCTGTCGCTGATGTGGCGCGCCATCATTGCGTTGATGATCGGCTATTCCTCCTTCATTGCCGAGATCTTCCGCGCCGGTTTCCAGTCCGTCGATATCGGTCAGATCGAGGCGGCTAAGTCGCTCGGCCTGTCGCGCTACCGCCGATTCCGGCTCGTTGTGTTCCCGCAGGCGATCCGGGTCATCCTCCCGCCGCTCTCCAACGATTTCGTCTCGATGGTGAAGGATTCGTCCCTCGTTTCGGTGCTCGGCGTGGCCGACATCACGCAGATGGGCAAGGTCTACGCCTCCGGCTCCTTCCGCTTCTTCGAGACCTACTCGATCGTCACCTATATCTACCTGATCCTGACGATCGGCCTGTCGCTTTTCCTGCGGCGGGTCGAGAAGAAGATGAAGCAGATGCCGCGGCGCTAG
- the leuC gene encoding 3-isopropylmalate dehydratase large subunit: MSAPRTLYDKIWDDHLVDEQADGTCLLYIDRHLVHEVTSPQAFEGLRMSGRKVRAPEKTLAVVDHNVPTSADRHLGIKNEESRIQVEQLAKNAAEFDVEYYSENDKRQGIVHIIGPEQGFTLPGMTIVCGDSHTSTHGAFGSLAHGIGTSEVEHVLATQTLIQKKAKNMLVQVDGQLPAGVTAKDIVLAIIGEIGTAGGTGYVIEYAGEAIRSLSMEGRMTICNMSIEGGARAGLIAPDEITFEYIKGKPRAPKGEALEQAIAYWKTLKSDEGAHFDRIVKLNAAELPPIVSWGSSPEDVVSVQGIVPNPDEIQDETKRASKWRALDYMGLKPGTKMTDIAVDRVFIGSCTNGRIEDLRAAAKVVEGKTVASTVNAMIVPGSGLVKEQAEAEGLDKIFKAAGFDWREPGCSMCLAMNDDRLKPGERCASTSNRNFEGRQGFKGRTHLVSPAMAAAAAIAGHFVDIREWN, translated from the coding sequence ATGAGCGCACCGCGTACCCTCTACGACAAGATCTGGGACGACCACCTGGTCGACGAGCAGGCAGACGGCACCTGTCTTCTCTACATCGACCGCCATCTGGTCCATGAAGTCACCTCGCCGCAGGCTTTCGAAGGCCTGCGCATGTCCGGCCGCAAGGTTCGCGCCCCGGAAAAGACGCTCGCCGTTGTCGACCACAACGTTCCCACCTCGGCCGACCGCCATCTCGGCATCAAGAACGAGGAAAGCCGCATCCAGGTCGAGCAGCTCGCCAAGAACGCCGCCGAGTTCGACGTCGAATATTATTCCGAGAACGATAAGCGCCAGGGCATCGTCCACATCATCGGGCCGGAACAGGGCTTCACCCTGCCGGGCATGACGATCGTCTGCGGCGACAGCCACACCTCCACCCATGGCGCCTTCGGCTCGCTCGCCCACGGCATCGGCACGTCCGAGGTCGAGCACGTTCTCGCCACCCAGACGCTGATCCAGAAGAAGGCCAAGAACATGCTGGTGCAGGTCGACGGCCAGCTGCCGGCAGGCGTCACCGCCAAGGATATCGTTCTGGCCATCATCGGCGAGATCGGCACCGCTGGCGGCACCGGCTACGTCATCGAATATGCCGGCGAAGCGATCCGTTCGCTGTCGATGGAAGGCCGCATGACGATCTGCAACATGTCGATCGAAGGCGGCGCCCGCGCCGGCCTCATTGCCCCTGACGAAATCACCTTCGAATATATCAAGGGCAAGCCGCGCGCGCCGAAGGGCGAAGCGCTGGAACAGGCGATCGCCTATTGGAAGACGCTGAAATCAGACGAAGGCGCTCATTTCGACCGAATCGTCAAGCTGAACGCCGCCGAACTGCCGCCGATCGTCTCCTGGGGTTCTTCTCCTGAGGATGTCGTCTCCGTCCAGGGCATCGTGCCGAACCCGGATGAAATCCAGGACGAAACCAAGCGTGCCTCCAAGTGGCGTGCGCTTGACTATATGGGCCTGAAGCCGGGCACGAAGATGACCGACATCGCTGTCGATCGCGTCTTCATCGGCTCGTGCACCAACGGCCGCATCGAAGACCTGCGCGCCGCTGCCAAGGTCGTCGAGGGCAAGACCGTCGCCTCGACCGTCAACGCGATGATCGTTCCGGGCTCCGGCCTCGTCAAGGAACAGGCGGAAGCCGAAGGCCTCGACAAGATCTTCAAGGCCGCCGGCTTTGACTGGCGCGAGCCGGGCTGCTCCATGTGCCTTGCCATGAACGACGACCGGCTGAAGCCGGGCGAGCGTTGCGCCTCGACGTCGAACCGCAATTTCGAAGGCCGTCAGGGCTTCAAGGGCCGCACGCATCTCGTCTCGCCGGCCATGGCAGCCGCCGCCGCGATCGCCGGGCACTTCGTCGATATCCGCGAATGGAACTGA
- a CDS encoding aldo/keto reductase yields the protein MTAQPIITFHDGHSIPQVGLGVWQTPQEIAAPTVRTAIAAGYRHIDTASGYDNEEGVGEGIRSSGLDRKDIFVTTKLRNTDQGYDNALRAFDGSLKKLGSDYVDLYLIHWPSPHRGLYTETWKAFVRIREEGRARSIGVSNFYPEHLERIIGETGVVPVINQIELHPDFQQKAAQEAHKKLNIATESWSPLGQGKFISNKVIGEIANKHGKTPAQVIIRWHIDTGLVVIPKSVTPSRIEENFQVFDFKLDADDMAAIAKLDSAGARMGPDPMTAAF from the coding sequence GTGACCGCTCAACCCATCATCACTTTCCATGACGGACATTCCATTCCCCAGGTCGGTCTCGGCGTGTGGCAGACGCCGCAGGAGATTGCCGCGCCGACGGTACGCACTGCCATTGCCGCAGGCTATCGGCATATCGATACGGCTTCGGGTTACGATAATGAAGAGGGTGTGGGCGAAGGTATCCGCTCGTCGGGCCTCGACCGCAAGGATATCTTCGTCACCACCAAGCTCAGGAATACCGACCAGGGCTACGACAATGCGTTGCGGGCCTTCGACGGCAGTCTCAAGAAACTTGGCTCCGACTATGTCGACCTCTATCTCATTCACTGGCCGTCGCCGCATCGCGGCCTCTACACCGAGACCTGGAAGGCATTCGTGCGCATCCGCGAAGAGGGCCGCGCCCGCTCGATCGGCGTGTCGAATTTCTATCCCGAACATCTCGAGCGCATCATCGGCGAGACCGGCGTCGTTCCGGTCATCAATCAGATCGAGCTGCACCCCGACTTCCAGCAGAAGGCGGCGCAGGAGGCTCACAAGAAACTGAATATCGCCACCGAATCCTGGAGCCCGCTCGGCCAAGGCAAATTCATCTCGAACAAGGTCATCGGCGAGATCGCCAACAAGCATGGGAAGACGCCGGCCCAGGTCATCATCCGCTGGCATATCGATACCGGTCTCGTCGTCATCCCGAAATCGGTGACGCCGTCGCGCATCGAAGAAAACTTCCAGGTGTTCGATTTCAAGCTCGATGCCGACGACATGGCGGCGATCGCCAAACTCGACAGCGCCGGCGCCCGCATGGGGCCGGATCCGATGACAGCGGCTTTCTGA
- a CDS encoding L,D-transpeptidase, translated as MRPSTVMVRPAPGKKSRAIVRFGAITVPAAIGRSGRTILKREGDGATPIAAMRLISGFRRGEQNGQLITSLPIRRIRADMLWCDQPGNANYNRLVRAPFGASHEEMRRSDGLYDICLVMDWNISSRARHRGSAIFFHLIRPGYEPTAGCVAVSLRDMRRLLPHLRKGTIVRVL; from the coding sequence ATGCGGCCATCAACGGTCATGGTGCGGCCCGCTCCAGGGAAGAAGAGCCGCGCCATCGTTCGGTTCGGCGCAATCACCGTCCCTGCCGCAATCGGCCGATCGGGCCGTACCATCCTGAAACGCGAGGGCGACGGCGCCACGCCAATCGCGGCGATGCGGCTGATTTCCGGTTTCCGGCGCGGTGAACAAAACGGTCAACTCATCACCTCGCTTCCCATTCGCCGCATCCGCGCAGACATGCTCTGGTGCGACCAGCCCGGCAACGCCAACTACAACCGCCTCGTGCGGGCGCCATTCGGGGCAAGTCATGAGGAGATGCGGCGCAGCGACGGTCTCTACGATATCTGCCTTGTCATGGACTGGAACATTTCCTCGCGGGCGCGCCATCGCGGTTCGGCGATCTTCTTCCATCTCATCAGGCCGGGCTACGAGCCGACGGCCGGCTGCGTGGCCGTAAGCCTGCGTGACATGCGCCGCCTTCTGCCCCACCTTCGAAAGGGAACGATTGTCCGGGTCCTCTGA
- a CDS encoding response regulator transcription factor, whose protein sequence is MTARTILLVDDDEDLRQTLTEQLSLYEEFTVLQEASAGKGVATARSTPVDLLIMDVGLPDMDGREAVKLLRKGGFKAPIIMLTGHDTDSDTILGLEAGANDYVTKPFRFAVLLARIRVQLRQHEQSEDATFTVGPYLFKPSQKLLTTDNGQKIRLTEKEAAIIRYLYRAEQKVVTRDVLLEEVWGYNSGVTTHTLETHVYRLRQKIERDPSNAEILVTENGGYKIIP, encoded by the coding sequence ATGACCGCACGCACCATTCTTCTGGTGGATGACGACGAGGACCTTCGTCAGACCTTGACGGAGCAATTGTCGCTTTATGAGGAATTCACGGTTCTGCAGGAAGCCAGCGCCGGCAAAGGTGTTGCGACCGCCCGTTCGACGCCGGTCGACCTCTTGATCATGGATGTCGGCCTGCCCGACATGGACGGCCGCGAAGCGGTGAAGCTCTTGCGCAAGGGCGGCTTCAAGGCGCCGATCATCATGCTGACCGGCCACGATACCGATTCGGACACGATCCTCGGCCTCGAAGCCGGCGCCAACGACTACGTCACCAAGCCCTTCCGCTTCGCTGTGCTGCTCGCGCGCATCCGTGTACAATTGCGCCAGCACGAGCAGAGCGAGGACGCGACCTTCACCGTCGGCCCCTATCTCTTCAAGCCGAGTCAGAAACTGCTTACCACCGACAACGGACAGAAGATCCGCCTGACGGAAAAGGAAGCGGCGATCATCCGCTATCTCTACCGTGCCGAGCAGAAGGTCGTCACCCGCGACGTGCTTCTTGAAGAGGTCTGGGGCTATAACTCAGGTGTAACGACGCACACGCTGGAAACCCACGTCTACCGGCTGCGCCAGAAGATCGAGCGCGATCCCTCCAACGCCGAAATTCTGGTGACGGAAAACGGCGGCTACAAGATCATACCCTAG